Sequence from the Suncus etruscus isolate mSunEtr1 chromosome 1, mSunEtr1.pri.cur, whole genome shotgun sequence genome:
TATGGCTGGGCTTGGAGGTTTGAGGATGGGGAGCAGGGAGGTTTGCTCCATCTTTCCAGGTCAGGATGATGCACTGCTAGGTTCCTCCCAGTGCCTGACCCTCAGGGCTAGTGGCTCCGGGAGTCACAGGCCACAGGAATGGCCAGTCCCACAGGCTCCACACCTGGTGACCAGACCATGTCGGGAAGGGGAGCTGAGGGGAAGTGGGGGTGCAGCAGGGCCACTGGGTGCTAATCTCAACTTCCTATCGGGATTTTCCTCTCTGCGGCCCAGGGCCTATCTTAGGATGGACGCAGCTGCCGAAATGGATCTGGTGCCTCACCTGTTCCAAGTGAGCAAACACTTGCCCACTTCCTGCTCAGGCTGCTGCCCGGCCTGAGGGAACCCAGAGGTGCCTGCGGGGAGCGTCCACACTCCACTTCTGTCCAGCGGCCCACACCTTGGccaggaaacagaaaagaaaccaaGGGACCCGCACCAAGCTTTCTGGACTTTTCTATGAACCTGGTGAGTATTTCTTTCTTGGCTAAGTGCCCTCTTCAAAAGCAGAAGAGGTGAAGGGAGCAGAGCTGCCGGCTCCTCACCCACCCTTCTCCTTCAGCCTGCTCTTGCAGACTTTTCTCATCCAAGTCAATCAGGTTCtgagacaccccccaaaaaaaatcattttccctGTCACCCATTCATTTGCCCAACATAGTGACCCCCAAGGCCTGGCCTGTGCTAGGGATGTGAAGAATACAGAGGCTATGATACCTGGGGAGCCCAGCCTCAGGGGAATGGAGATGGAGGTGAACTGGGGAGACAGCGGACCCCAGGACCTAGGAGGTGGAGAGCAGGGCACAAGGCTCCAGGTTGTTAGACATGCCTGTGCATGCTCGAGCAGGTCTTGGCGTCCCATGTTGTCCAGGTAACCCCTGGATATAGGTACACGGTGATGGCTTCCCAGGCTGCAGACACAAGGGCTCGCCCTGCAGCGCAAAGGGTGAGCACTGCACCACAAGCAGAACCTGCCTTTTCTGgggagctggggtgggggggtcctTGGAGGGACTGAACCTCGATCTGGAAAGGGGTAGCAGATCTGGAAAGGGGTAGCAGATCGCTTGTTGAGGGGAGGGCTTGGTCTCCCCCAATCCTTGTCCAGCCCAGCCTGGCTCAGTCTCATCTGCCCTTCAGCCCTCAGTGACTATTCTGCAGCCCCTGTCCTGGGCCATTGCGCCTCCAGCCCCCCAGCAGGGTCGCGTGAAAGAAGGTGAAATTCGGGTCTACCCTGCCCCTATCCCTGCACATTCCCCGGTGGGCACTCTGCATCCCACTTCCACCACCCCTGGCTGGCGGTGTGGGGGAGGCCCTGGATGGGGGCATGCTGGGGTGGGGAGTGACGTTGCCTGGCAGGGCAACTGAAGAGCCCCCCTGGACCCCCAGATCTTCTGGAGCTGATGATGCTGCAAAATGCACAGACGCACCAGCTGCTTCTGAGTCGCCTTGTGGCCGCTGCGCTTCAGCACAGCAGCCCCCGGGTGAGGGGCCAAGGCTGGGGACAGGGATGGGCTCAGGGCAAGGAGCAGGGAGGTAGCTGGGTGCATTCCAGTGGGCCTGGGGTTTGGAGTGCGGGGAGCACCAGAGGTTTTCAAGGAAATTTCTGCTGGTCCTGGAGGTGTGGATAGGAGAAGATAGATGGCACCTGGTGTCCCTGGGCCCTGGCATTTGGGGCTCAGATAATCCTTGTAGAACAAATGAACCAATAACAAGGAATCCATGTTCTGAGACACAGTGGCTGCCCCATCCTGGGACCAGCCTGGGATTTGCATGGGATTTTGAGGCTTGGAAGAGGCATGTGTATGGGGTGGGGGGACCCACACCCAGACGTGAAGGGGGTCACATTGCACTGATGGAGGTGAGGCTGGGAATGGTTTATTGGCCTCTGGGCTCCCACTCAGCTCGTTgggtgactttatttttttatttttatttttggggaggttttgagtcacacccggcagcgctcaggggttactccttgttctgtgtttagaaatcgctcctggcaggcttggggaccaaatgggatgctgggaatcaaacctggaacctttctgggttggccgcatgcaaggcaaatgccctaccactgtactatatcgcTCTTCCAGCCCCACTCTGGTGACTTTAGACAACCCTCTTGAGCTTGTTTCTCCCAGGTGCTAAATAAGAACTGAGGGGCCTTGCCTGCAGGGAGGAAGTGATGGGTAGTGAACTGCACGGTTTGTGTCTGGGGTGGAGTGGGGCAAAGAGCCTGACCCAGTGTCACCCCTAGGCCTACCTGGAACCTCAGCCGGAGGGCTAcctagaggaggaggaagaagaggaggccaTACTGGAAGGCGCTGAGGAGGAACCCTGGGTTTTCCATCATCACTACCTGCCCAGTCCCGGGCCCATGCTGGGTTTGCTGTCCCGTTGGCCGGCCTCTTTCCTGCCCCCTCCTCCCCAGCAGCCCCCCTTCCCGGATACATCCTGGATACAGGACCGTCCTCCTGCCTTCAGGTAAAGGGGGGTGTAAGTGAGCCTGAGGGAACCGGTGCTGTCCTGGGTTAGGGACAGAGGCAGGTTGGACCCCCTCTGAGGGGGTCTTTGCTTCCCCCACCCAGGAGAGCTgtgcctcctcccccacctcccagTGCCACAGGAACTGTAGGTGTTGATGTACCCCCAGCTTCAGGTAGGGCTGAGGGTGGGTTTTGGGCCGTTTCTGGTCTGTCCCTCAGTCCCTCCTTTTCACCCCTTGGGGACCTTCTGATGCACAAGAGAGCCAGCTGAAGTACCATCTCCCCCACAGACTTCTACGATGCCGAGAGTCTCCCCTAGGACGGCTTCCCCATGGCCAGAGGCACCTCCAGTCACCCCCACATCCCTCAGTTATGGACCTGAGAACATGCCACGCACCCATCCTCCAAGACTGCTGCTTCCCTGCCGACACCTTTCCTCACCACCCTGGGCCTCTCCCCTAAGGATCCCCCACACCCAGGGGTCTGGAACTGGTCTGATCTCAGATCGGGAGGCAAGCCCCTAATTGTTCCATGCAGGATGGAAGCTAGTAAAAAAACCACCTCTATACCCCACTCTCTCCCACCCCATTTCCTGCCTGGCTAGGGGAGGCTTAGCTGGGAAACAGAGCCCGTCTGGGGCCTGTACTGGGCCAGCTCCCCTGGGGTCCCCACCCGAGTCCCTGAAGCCAGCCCTGCTGTCTGGAAGAATCAGTCAGTGCCAGCTCCTATTCAACCTGGAGTGGCCGAGGGCTGGAGACTGAGCGTTTCTGTTGGGCCAGCGGGCGTGTCTCCCCACTGCCCAGGATGAATGAGTCACTTGGCTCAGGGGTGGGTGCCAGGGCAGGCTCCAGAGGCCccggaaggggaaggagagggtggggtggggtacaTCTAGGGGAGAAGAACATCAGACCTTGGGGGGCCCTCCCAGGCCATTGACTAAGTCCAGGAGCCACAGACCCCTGGCAGGGACTTGTATTCAGGGGAGAGAAGTCATGTTCCTAGAGTCCTCTGAGGTGGTGGCTGCTGATGTCATTCATGGGGACTGTGCCCGATAGGGCCACCGCAGGCCCCGCCATGCAGCCTGCACCCCGTAGGCGCCTGTTCGCTGCTGGCGCCAGTGCTGGCCGAAGACAAAACAGAGTAGCACGGCTGACACGAAGAGGAAGAGCAGCACAGACACGGCGGCGAGGAGGATTACCAGCTGGTTGTCCGCGATGGGCTCTGCAAGTGGCAGCGGGCAGAGTAGTAAATCAGGGAGGGAGATGAGGCTAGGGTCTGTGATGTCCCCTGTTGCTACCCCCAAAGGGCACCAAAAGGCATGTCCCAGACTGTGGCGAGAGGAGCTGCCACAGAGCGGTCATCAAAACCCCTGGGGTCAGCCAAATCAAGAATCCCTTTGTAGAGAGGACCCAGAGCCAGGGTGGGGGCCACTGACATGGTCTGGGGTTAAGTAACTCAATAAAGTTCACACAGCCAACAGAGCCAGAGGCCCTTAGGGAACACGCAGGACAGGAAGTGGGACTCTGCTTCTCCTGAGGAGATAAAAACCCTCTCAGCCCTCACCCCTCCAACACGGGGTCCCTCCTCACCATAGATCTGGAGCACTTGGGGTTCTGAGACTTGGCGGACGACTCTGCCCCCGACAGGCCGCAGATCAAGCTCGGCCAGGCAGGAGAAGTTACGGAGACCGTCCTCGCTGCGGGCTGTGGCGCTGTGGGTGACCCTGGCCTCCTGGGGGCCTGGCACCCCTTGGCTAAAGGTCTGGGTGTGCAGGGCCTCCTGCCCGTGCAGTAGGGTAAGGGTGAGGCTCTGCAGGGGGGCCACCGCCGGCACCCGACACTCCAGGGCAAAGGTCCTGCCCACAGACACCCACGATGGCTTCAGCTTCAGTTGCACTAGTGTTGGAGGGTCTgcagaggggagaagagagatcaGCAAGTCCTTTTTGGCCAGAACTGTCAGGGGGCCTGGCTGGGCTGGGCGAGGGGTGGATAGGGAGATGCTGGTCCAGGAGTGTGGACAGGGTGGTTCCCAGCAGGGGAGAGGACAGAACAGGCCAATAGGGCCAGAGGGTCAGTCCCAAACTGcctggcccattttttttttttgttattagttgggtttttgttttgctttgtttgggggccacacccagcagtgctcaggggttactcctggctctgtgctcagaaatcgctcctggcagactcaggagactatatgggatgctgggcattgaacccaggtccttcccagatcaaccgtatgcaagacaaacgccctaagctgtgctattactctggtccctgcCTGGCCCACTGGGATGAGGTGCAAGTTGGTCCTGTCACTGCTCATCAGAGCCGAGGGTAGAGCTGGGAGGGCAGCCTTGGATGGCTTTGCCCTGACTGGGCAGAGGGAGGTATCTTCTCAGAGGCTACCTCACAGCTGACAGCCCCTGTTATTCTGTGGGACTGTCAGGGATGTCCTGAGCTTCATCTGAATAAGAGTCCCTTGCCTCTGTCTCCTCCAGAGCAAAGTCTTGgaatatcttaatatttatttgatgGGCTTTTTGTccccccacaacacacacacacacacacacacacacacacacacacacacacacacacacacacacacacacggacccAGTACCCTCGGGGCTCAGTGTGGGAGGGGAGGGCCAGGACTGCCACTCACGGAACACAGTGACGTTGAGGCCCTGGGAGCGCTGCTGGCCTGAACAGATAAAGTAGCAGTAGATGATGGTGTCACTGGAGGCATTGGCCACTTCAAACTGCATCCAGCCCATGCCCTGTGCCAGCAGGTTCTTGCTCAGGAGCGTCTCCAGGCCTCCCTTTTCCGGCTGTGCACAGCTGGTGCTGCAGTTGATCAGCCAGgactctccgggccccactgcCACCTGTGCAGGCCAGGTGGACACCCCGAACTCCTCCTCCCCTGGAGGACAGAGAGCCTTAGCAGTGGTGCCCCTTGGGTAGCCAGATATGGGACAGTGAGGGGCCTGAGGAAATAGGCCCCAGGGTGTTACCCCATGCCTGGTTCTGCCCTTCCTTGTCTGCATTCACTGTCCCCCCAGGCTGTCCTCTCTGCATTTGTTGTCCCCACCTCTTGGCCACCCTACATGTCCCCTCCACATTCACAAAGCCCACAGCCAAGCAAAGCTGGGTACAGGAAGCAGGGTGTTCATTGAACAGGGCCAGTTCAGGTTTGGGGTCAGTGCAGGGACAGGTCAACACGTGGACAGGGCCTCCCTTTAAATAGTGGGGACAGCACAGCTGGGGGACACTAGccaatcaggtttgatcctcaacatcctatTTCCCCTAAGCCCTGCCGGAAGTGATCCCTAGACACTGCAGGATGTAGCCCAGGCCCGACCCCCAAATAATAACAAGAGAAGTGGGCATAGCAAAGCTTTCTGGAGCTGGGAATCATGGGCAAAGATGCCAGGGTGGACCTCTGGTACAAGGAGGTAGCATCCAACACACAACTCAGGTTGAGGTGGATACAGGAGGTATGGGGCACCAGGTCATCCCCTGTTGCTCCAGTGACTCAGTTGAGGCCAGTCCCTTGGCATTTAGCCCTTGGTCCCAGCATCTTGCTTACTGACTAATACTCCCTGACCCTTAGCCAGTGCTCCCCAGAGATACCCAAGGGGTGGTAGTCTAGAGCTCATCTGTGTGGTGAGGGGACCTCCCAAGGCTCCCAGGCAGGGATCTAGGTCCTTTTTCACTTTGATGGTCACCAGGAGTGTCCTCTGCTGCTTTCTTCTGCACCCCCCCCCCGGGCACTTCTAAAGCTCCTCTGAACCTCAGTCACATGTGCAGCCCAGGAATCTGTGGGCTCGAGGACCCCCCCACATGCTGCCATGTGTACACACAGAGAAGCCATGTCAGCAAAAAGCAACCTGGGGTGGGGTAAAGTCTGGGCTTCAGGATCCCTCCCTCCCAGACTAGGAAGCAGACCCACCCTTATATGTAGAAACACAGGCAGGCACCGACTCACCTGAGCAGCAGGACAGGGCGAAAAGGGCCCCCAGGAGGCCCCAGCTCCCGAAAAGGTTCATGGCAGGCGCAGGCAGCAGCGGAGCCCCGAGGAGGCCGAAGGAATCAGCGGCCAAAAAGAGCTGAGCAGCCGCCGGAGCCCACCCACCTCTGAGGCTTGGTGACTGCATTTCCTCTCATTATCTGCCTGGTCTTCAGAAACCCGGGAAAGGCCAGCTCTCAGGACCTAGGGGAACGCAGTCAGAGGAAGCGGACACAGCTGATAAGGTGGGGGGAGCCTAGGCTCTGCTGGCAGGCGCCCATGCAGGGGACAGGACAGGGGGCACACAGCAGGGCAGGACAGGGAGGATAAACACGTGTGAGAGTGAGCCCCAACAATGCCCAGGCAATGGGCATACACAGGAGAGAGTGATGCCTACAAAGCCTGGATCTGGGGAGCCCCTATGTCATAGGAAACACCTGGAAAAGGAAGAGGCAAGATCTGGACTTTCCAGGACATGGAGTGGCCTTCATGAGCAGCTGGGGAGCTGGCCTTGTCTTGAACACCTGAGGTGCTCAGTCCGAGTCCATTTAAACCTGAGGCCTGCTGGGCTAATCCAGGGGTGTGGGTGGGGAGCGGTTTTCTCTGTGAGCCCCCCATAAAAGTCCTTTTAGGACACCCTATGTGGTCAGGTTCAGCCTCACTCTAGGCCCATCTTCCTCCCCCTGTTTTTGTCCCTGTGTGAGGTTGTTGAGCGCTGCACGTACAGCTTGGATGTGGGGGGGCTTGTCAGTCCCTTGTGGGATCAGAGCCACCAGGCATGGGGTGTGGCAGGGAGGAAGGATGAGGTGGAATCTGCAAGGAGAAGACGGAGTAGTAATTTGGAGACCCACAGAGGACTGGCCGGTATTGGTAATGCTCTCAAATGTTATCCAAAGAAGGCACCCACAAACGAgccaagaaaagttaaaaaattaaggaacaggggctggagtggtggtgcaaatgatctgccttgcccgcactagcctaggacggactacagttcgatcccccagcatctcatgtggtcccccaaaccaggagcgatttctgagcgcatagctaggagtaatccctgagcgtcaccgggtgtggcccaaaaataaaaaataaaaataattaagaaaatgggccggagatatagcacagtggaagggcgtttgctttgcacaggatGGGCTTGGGTTCAGTTCTTGTcataccatatggtaccccgagccgccaggagtgacccctgagtgccaccaggtgtggtccaaagaccaagagagagagagagagaagagagagagagagagaagagagagagagagagagagagagagagagagagagagagagagagagagagaagaaaattaaatgtggATTTAATAAACAGAGAAAATgcggggggaaaaaaaacagagggcccggagagatagcacagcaacgtttgccttgcaagcagccgatccaggaccaaaggtggctggttcgaatcccggcgtcccgtatggtccaccccgtgcctgccaggagctatttctgagcagatagccaggagtaacccctgagcaccgccgggtgtggtccaaaacaaaacaaaacaaaaaaaaaaaacaaaaacaaacaaacaaaaaaaacccagatacacagcaggtaaggcttttgtcttgcttgcggccaacctgggctcggtccccagcatcccatatagtcccctgagcaccaccaggactgattcctgaacacagccgggtgtggtcctcaaaacaGAAAGCAGAAAGAGAAACCATCCTCAATAGggccaaaaaaaattaagcctgAATAAAAATAGACAAGAAGTGGGGCAAATGTCGTacaaaaatatggggctggagatatagcatggaggtagagcgtttgccttgcatgcagaaggacagtggtttgaatccggcatctcatatggtcccccaagcctgccaggagcgatttcttttttattttatttctttttttttttttttttcatttgtatcaggagtgatttctaagcgtagaatcaggagtaacccctgagcaccactgggtgtgacccaaaatttaatatatatatacatatatattgtggattctatatatgtatatatagagagagtggATTCTGCCTGGGGGACCCCAAGCACCACACAGCCCCCTGAGAACTGCACCAAGAGCCGAGGGCCACGTGTGTGTTTAGAGCTGGTGTTGATATGTTCAATGGTCTTAACAGTTACAACAGAGCTGGAATGACAGAAGTTCAGCCCAGACAGTCAGTGACCCACTAGATTTGCGCTTAATGCAAGAGCGATGCCTGAAATATAAACCAAAGCCGGTATGTTCTGAGGGAAGTGGAAGGGGGTCAGGCTTAGTTCCAGTCAATACCCATGAGCCCTTGGACAAACCCAAACCAAGGTCCCTGATGAAACCTGGCCAGCTACTAAGCCCTGCATCCCACTGATATCTTAAGCATTTTTGTTTCTACACTGGTTTAAAGGACAGAGAGTGCTTCTGTGTGTTTGCAGAACAGAGTTGGCCTGATAAAACGGGCTTGTCTGGATTGTAATAATCTGACAGCAGAAAAcaagtttctggggctggagagcagGTGGAGGACTTGTTTGGAAGATCATTCCTTTCACTTCTTCCTCTCCCcctgacccccccaccccccactgctAGTTCCTGATGTTCCTCCCACTCTGATAAGCCTTCTCTTGCTTTACATATTTTGAAGAGAGTCTCCCAAACAAGAGGATCTCTGAAGACACACCTGAAGGGGCATGCATGCCCCTCTGCCTTTTGAACTATCTTCTCAGCCCAGGATGTTATGCTTATTTTTTGCTAGGGAATAAACTAAagtatttggttctttttttttgaggggagaaggacactcagcagtgcttggggcttattcctgcctctggtctcaaggatcagtcctggaagggctcaagggaccatatacagtgctgggattgaatctgggatgGCTACTTGCAGGGAAAGTGTcttccccattgtactgtctccccccccaaaaaaaaaaaccctaagtttTTTACCCATAATTTTATTGGATATATCACACCAAAGGTATGAGAAAAACAAGTCATTCTGGTTGTGCCTCTGAGGAAAGGGGCCCAGGCAGATAGAAGATGGTCCGAATTCCAGAAGTATCTGACATTGGTGCTGGACTAGTATGCAGGACTCGAGGATAAGATGGGACCTGGCTCCCAGGGCTGCTTGGACGGGGGTGAACAGGACAATGCAGAGGCTATCGAGGGAGGTAAACCTGTTTTGGGCACTGCAGGGGTGAGCACATGGCCTGGACATCAGCCAGAGAAGGAGATCAACCTCAAGAGGGACCATAAGTGCCAACCTTGGACTTGGAGTAAGAATGAGATATGTGTAGATTCCCCAACCATAACAAAGGTAccactaaataatatatatatatatatatatatatataatatttttatagttttggggccacacatgacaacatcaggggttactactggctcggcactcagtaatcactcctgacagatttgggggatcatatgggatgccagggatcgaacctgggttggtcatgtgcaaagcaaatgccttacccactgagctattgcttctGCCTCTGTACCACTATATTAACCAGAGAAAGACATTGTGTGTGGAAGGATTGAGAGAAAATGAAAGTAGGGGAGGTTGGTAAGAAGAGGgactccagggcccggagagatagcacagtggtgtttgccttgcaagcagctcatccaggaccaaaggtggttggttcgaatcccggtgttgcatatggtccctcgtgcctgccaggagctatttctgagcagacagccaggagtcacccctgagcactgccgggtgtggcccaaaaaccaattaaaaaaaaaagaaagaaaaaaaagaagggggactCCAGGCACGTGTATGTGGTGCCCAGGCCTATGTTACCTGCATCTCCTTTCCTGAGATGTGAGCTTCCCTGCTTTCATGCTGGGTTGCGTACCAGGATTCTTTCCACCTTTGGAGAACCCTGTGCTCTCTTGAATGCCTAACTTGCTTCTCTCGTTTtcatcctctccctctccttcctcagtaccttccaataaaacctttttttatttgcttgtttttgggccacatcctgcagcgctcaggggttactcttgtctctacactaagaaatcatgcctggcaggcttggggaaccatatgggatgccaaggagcgAACACAGGTCCATAGATGTGAGGGACTGTACTAACCACTCAATCTTGTTGTGCACTTAAAACTACTctccacaggggccggagagatagcacagtggtaaggcgtttgccttgcatgcagaaggacagtggttcgaatcccagcatcccatatggtcccccgagcctgccaggggcgatttctgagcatagagccagtagtagcccctgagcgctgccgggagtgaccccccccaaaaaaaaaaaaaactactctcCACAAATGAAGATGGAATAATACCGAACAAACCCAGCTCAAAGCTCCTAACCCAGAAGAGTCTTTGGGTTCTTGAGAGGTCTTAGGGTTCTTGGCGACTCCTGGTTTTGAGAGAGCAggatttttaaagtcagtttggggatattttttgttcgttcgtttgcttgtttttgggtcacacctggtggcgctcagaggtgtactcctggctctgcttcaggaagaatcgctcctggcaggctcagggatgccgaggatatgggatgccaaggattgaatccgaTCCTCCTGGGGCAGCTGTgtcacaaggcaaaagccctactgttgtggttatctctctggcttctaaaGTTGGTTTAATGTGCAGAGCTTATGGGATCCCTCCCAAGTGCTCTTCTTAGATGGAGATTTTGAAAGTACGGAAACCAAGCCTGCTGTCTGTGTCTTTCACAAGACATACCCAATATATAAGTGGTGTGTAAGGGGTGAGGGCCAAAGGATGAGTAAGAATCGCAGGTAGATACTGCCCAAAGAAAACCACTAGAGAAGCTCCTCACACCAGGgagtgactttttgtttttgttttgcgtcacacccagcagcactcaggggttactcctgggctctgcgctcagaaatggctcctggcaggttcggtggtaccatatgggattgccagaATTGAACTAGTCCTGTCTGGTTATGGCTAcagtgcaaggcaactgccctaccgctgtgctatagctctggccccagggagaCCTTTTAAGGCAAAAACAGAAGCCcatagggggccggtgaggtggaggttggttgctagaggtaaggtgtctgccttgcaagcgctagctaaggaaggaacCACGTcgaatccccccggcgtcccaatattggtcccccaaggccaggggcgatttctgagtgcttagccaggagtaaccctgaagcaTCAAACGGGCGTgctccccccccctccaaaacaaGGAACCAGGGAGGGATTATGACTGCCTTAAGGTGGTCCAAAGTGGACACTACTTGCCTCCCAGGTGGTCACTTGAGAAATTAAGGGCATGGCAGTTTAATTGGGTACGATCTTAGAAGAGCCAGATTTCAGGCAGGGCCCTGAGTGCtggggttggtttgttttgttaagGTTGGTTATTTTggtcttgtttctttttgtgttgttattgctctttttttttttccctaaaagagGGCAGTTCCGTAAAGAGTTTCCTAAAAGAGTCCATCAGTTTGAGGCACCTTGGAAAAGGGCCATTCATCACATATTAATAGTTTTCAAACTGGCATCCCATCTTGCTTGAAGGACAAAGACAAAACCATATTTACATCAAAACATGTATCAtcgttttggttttgttttttgggtttgggtgGTCACACCAAACTGTGCTGGAGGCTTATTCTTAGACCTGTGCTCCCCTGGAGGGGGtggtggggggaccatctgggtgaTCAGAATCGAATCAGAGTTGGCTgtttgcttactcctggctctgtgctcagaaattactccctggCCCAGccttcggagaccatatgggatgctggggatcaaaactaggtcagctgtatgcaaggcaaacacccttccactgtgctatcactccgcgcCCCCCCACCCCGTGTGTAGCAACTCGTAATGGTGAACAATGAAGCAAGCAAATCAGAAAATATATGGAAGAGCTGAGATACATGTACCTAATGCTTTGCTTGTATTAAACAGTACAGATTCTTTGGAAGTAAATTTCAAAACTCCCTAGACTCAGCCCTTGAAGAGCATGCTCTTGGATCAAAGACATTATCTTGACCACATTAAAAAAGATTGGGACCAAGTGCTAATGAAAATGTCCTATAATGGG
This genomic interval carries:
- the ICAM2 gene encoding intercellular adhesion molecule 2, whose amino-acid sequence is MNLFGSWGLLGALFALSCCSGEEEFGVSTWPAQVAVGPGESWLINCSTSCAQPEKGGLETLLSKNLLAQGMGWMQFEVANASSDTIIYCYFICSGQQRSQGLNVTVFHPPTLVQLKLKPSWVSVGRTFALECRVPAVAPLQSLTLTLLHGQEALHTQTFSQGVPGPQEARVTHSATARSEDGLRNFSCLAELDLRPVGGRVVRQVSEPQVLQIYEPIADNQLVILLAAVSVLLFLFVSAVLLCFVFGQHWRQQRTGAYGVQAAWRGLRWPYRAQSP
- the PRR29 gene encoding proline-rich protein 29, which codes for MASQAADTRARPAAQRPSVTILQPLSWAIAPPAPQQGRVKEDLLELMMLQNAQTHQLLLSRLVAAALQHSSPRAYLEPQPEGYLEEEEEEEAILEGAEEEPWVFHHHYLPSPGPMLGLLSRWPASFLPPPPQQPPFPDTSWIQDRPPAFRRAVPPPPPPSATGTVGVDVPPASDFYDAESLP